One Xiphophorus maculatus strain JP 163 A chromosome 10, X_maculatus-5.0-male, whole genome shotgun sequence genomic region harbors:
- the LOC102228516 gene encoding gastrula zinc finger protein XlCGF26.1-like, whose product MAEMMKVEADEPGGISSEPPVPAGSISELEEETQDSKDIIYQMLVIKEEVPYDWGSSLDQQDPNYNEEAAVWLCQDGEVLTVKIEDEEKPELSELCPFKTNDNRDAQSQNSSLYKQMETYPDEGDCGGPEPDRNVDPLCFSTQDQVKVCKRGKSSELSLKLMSQSGVHARKKKFECNFCGKIFKHRTSVKLHMTIHSGKLEHSCYLCGKGFREKSSLKTHMMLHTGEKPFACDVCCKKFPTKANLKTHMNVHSGEKPFSCDICGAIFKVKESLINHMWIHTTGKPFVCSVCSKGFSRQGILNRHMRIHTVDKQFICGVCSKGFSRQGNLKSHMNVHTSEKSFICSVCSKGFSEHRSLKTHMRVHTGEKPFICGVCNKGFSQQGNLKIHMRVHTSEKPFTCSVCSQEFSLKVSLKAHMCVHTKEKPFICSICSKIFSWKQSLKNHMRVHTGEKPFICSVCSKGFSQKETLKSHMRVHTGEKPFFCDVCSKGFSLKAILKTHMRIHTGEKPFTCSVCSKEFSQKETLKSHMRVHTGEKPFVCDICSKGFSLKGNLKSHMRVHTGEKPFTCEVCFTGFLQSRTLKTHMAVHTAQFSCSECGKNFVKEIQLERHIRLHSEERPFGCDVCKNRFNHKHCLERHMKLHLGEKPSMCGVSC is encoded by the exons ATGGCTGAGATGATGAAGGTTGAAGCAGATGAACCTGGAGGGATCAGCTCGGAGCCCCCCGTACCTGCAGGCTCAATATCAGAACTAGAGGAGGAAACACAAGACAGCAAAGATATCA TCTATCAGATGTTGGTGATTAAAGAAGAGGTTCCCTATGACTGGGGCTCCAGTTTGGACCAGCAGGATCCAAACTATAACGAGGAGGCGGCAGTTTGGCTCTGTCAGGATGGAGAGGTGCTTACTGTGAAAATTGAAGATGAAGAGAAGCCTGAGCTATCAGAACTTTGTCCATTTAAAACCAATGACAACAGAGATGCTCAATCTCAGAATAGCAGTTTATATAAACAGATGGAAACATACCCTGATGAAGGGGACTGTggaggaccagaaccagacagaaatgTAGATCCGTTGTGTTTCTCTACGCAAGACCAAGTAAAAGTTTGCAAACGAGGTAAAAGCTCTGAACTTTCTCTGAAACTTATGAGTCAGAGTGGAGTTCAtgccagaaagaaaaaatttgAATGCAATTTTtgtggtaaaatatttaaacataggACTTCTGTTAAATTACACATGACGATTCACAGTGGAAAATTAGAACATAGCTGTTATCTTTGTGGAAAAGGATTTAGAGAGAAGAGTTCTCTTAAAACTCATATGATGCTCCATACTGGGGAGAAACCATTTGCATGTGATGTTTGCTGTAAAAAATTTCCTACAAAGGCAAATCTGAAAACTCACATGAATGTCCATTCGggagaaaaacctttttcatgTGATATTTGTGGTGCAATATTTAAGGTAAAGGAAAGTCTTATTAACCACATGTGGATTCACACCACAGGAAAACCATTTGTTTGTAGTGTTTGTAGTAAGGGATTTTCACGCCAAGGAATCCTAAACAGACACATGCGCATTCACACAGTagataaacagtttatttgtgGTGTTTGTAGTAAAGGATTTTCCCGGCAAGGGAATCTAAAGAGTCACATGAATGTTCACACAAGTGAGAAATCGTTTATTTGCAGTGTGTGCAGTAAAGGATTTTCTGAACACAGGAGCTTAAAAACTCACATGCGTGTTCACACAGGGGAGAAACCATTTATATGTGGTGTTTGCAATAAAGGATTTTCCCAACAAGGGAATCTAAAAATTCACATGCGTGTTCACACAAGTGAGAAACCTTTTACATGTAGTGTTTGCAGTCaagaattttctttaaaagttagCCTAAAAGCTCACATGTGTGTTCACACAAAAGAGAAACCATTTATTTGTAGTATTTGtagcaaaatattttcatggAAACAGAGCCTAAAAAATCACATGCGTGTtcatacaggtgagaaaccGTTTATTTGTAGTGTTTGTAGTAAAGGATTTTCACAGAAGGAGACTCTAAAAAGTCACATGCGtgttcacacaggtgagaaaccgtttttttgtgatgtttgtaGTAAAGGATTTTCTCTAAAAGCGATCCTAAAAACTCATATGCGTATTCACACAGGCGAGAAACCGTTTACCTGTAGTGTTTGCAGCAAAGAATTTTCACAGAAAGAGACCCTAAAAAGTCACATGCGtgttcacacaggtgagaaaccgtTTGTTTGTGACATTTGCAGTAAAGGATTTTCTCTAAAAGGGAATTTGAAAAGTCACATGCGTGTTCACACTGGCGAGAAACCGTTTACTTGTGAAGTTTGTTTTACAGGATTCTTACAATCCAGAACTCTGAAAACACACATGGCTGTTCACACTGCACAATTTAGCTGTAGTGAGTGTGGCAAAAATTTTGTAAAGGAAATACAGCTGGAGCGACACATCCGACTCCACTCTGAGGAGAGGCCATTTGGTTGTGATGtctgtaaaaacagatttaatcacAAGCACTGTCTTGAAAGACACATGAAACTCCATTTAGGAGAGAAACCGTCCATGTGTGGTGTTTCCTGTtaa
- the LOC102227917 gene encoding gastrula zinc finger protein XlCGF26.1-like: MSEMMKAEADEPGGLEPSIPAASTSQLEETKDSIDLTHQMLVIKVVPHDWSPSSDQQDQEYPHIKEEDEERGISQQEEWLTVKIEDEEKSEDEEKHQSSKLYQLKTEDNRETKAVISTSAEQMETEPNGGHCAGVELDRNTGPGCSFQQSKMAIRGRDQSSKLCSKLMAQIGIQEGKKTDDSSPCSKSFKHKTQDDLNMTVHAAKGDHSCDICGKEFVVKQYLQTHMRLHTSERPFACDICSKRFHRKTNLKIHMMAHSGEKPFSCVICGKRFKVKESLKNHMKMHTTERPFVCSVCSKEFLRRESLKSHMCIHTGEKPFICSVCSKGFSRHLELKRHMSVHTGEKPFICSVCGKAFSLKDHLKKHMHVHTGEKPFICSVCSKGFSQKQNLKSHMYVHTGEKPFVCSICSKPFSRQESLKTHMHVHTGEKPFICTVCSKGFSQQRKLKTHMRVHTGEKPFVCGVCNQGFSQPRDLKKHTAVHTGQFSCSECNKRFVKEIQLEQHMRLHSRERPFGCDVCKSRFNQKCVLENHMRLHSGEKPFVCSVCKRGFVRHENLKKHMGVHQGCN, from the exons ATGTCTGAGATGATGAAGGCTGAAGCAGATGAACCTGGAGGCTTGGAGCCCTCCATACCTGCAGCATCCACGTCACAACTTGAGGAAACAAAAGACAGCATAGATCTCA CTCATCAGATGTTGGTGATCAAAGTCGTTCCTCATGACTGGAGCCCGAGTTCAGATCAGCAGGACCAAGAATACCCCCACATAAAGGAAGAAGACGAGGAGCGGGGGATCAGTCAGCAGGAAGAGTGGCTTACTGTGAAGATtgaagatgaagagaaaagTGAAGATGAAGAGAAACACCAGTCATCAAAGTTATATCAACTGAAAACTGAAGACAACAGAGAGACAAAAGCTGTAATCAGCACCTCAGCTGAACAAATGGAAACAGAACCTAATGGAGGGCACTGTGCAGGAGTAGAACTGGACAGGAACACAGGTCCAGGATGTTCTTTTCAACAAAGTAAGATGGCTATTCGCGGAAGAGATCAATCATCTAAACTTTGTTCCAAACTTATGGCTCAGATAGGAATCCAAGAAGGCAAGAAGACAGATGACAGCAGCCCTTGTAGTAAAAGTTTCAAACATAAGACTCAAGACGATTTAAACATGACAGTGCACGCTGCAAAGGGAGACCACAGCTGTGATATCTGTGGTAAAGAATTTGTAGTAAAGCAATATCTCCAGACACATATGAGACTCCACACTAGTGAGAGACCATTTGCTTGTGATATTTGTTCTAAAAGGTTCCATAGAAAGACAAATCTTAAAATCCACATGATGGCCCATTCTggagaaaaacctttttccTGTGTGATTTGTGGTAAAAGATTTAAGGTAAAGGAAAGTCttaaaaatcacatgaaaaTGCACACCACAGAGAGACCATTTGTGTGTAGTGTTTGTAGCAAAGAATTTTTAAGACgagaaagtttaaaaagtcacatgtgtattcacacaggagagaaaccttTCATTTGTAGTGTTTGTAGTAAAGGATTTTCACGACATTTGGAACTGAAGAGACACATGTCTGTTCACACTGGGgaaaaaccatttatttgtaGTGTTTGCGGAAAAGCATTTTCCCTGAAAGACCATCTAAAGAAGCACATGCATgttcacacaggagagaaaccttTTATTTGTAGTGTTTGCAGCAAAGGATTTTCACAAAAGCAGAATCTAAAGAGTCACATGTATGTTCATACTGGAGAGAAACCGTTTGTTTGTAGTATTTGCAGTAAACCATTTTCACGACAAGAAAGTCTAAAAACTCACATGCATGTTCACACGGGGGAGAAACCATTTATTTGTACTGTTTGTAGTAAAGGATTTTCACAACAAAGGAAACTTAAGACTCACATGCGTGTTCACACTGGagagaagccatttgtttgcgGTGTTTGTAATCAAGGATTTTCGCAACCCAGAGACCTGAAAAAACACACTGCTGTTCATACTGGTCAATTCAGCTGTAGTGAGTGTAATAAACGTTTTGTGAAGGAAATCCAGTTGGAGCAACACATGAGACTCCACTCGAGGGAGAGACCATTTGGTTGTGATGTCTGTAAAAGcagatttaatcaaaaatgtgttCTTGAAAATCACATGAGACTCCACTCAGGAGAGAAACCTTTTGTTTGTAGTGTTTGCAAGAGAGGGTTTGTGCGACACGAAAACCTTAAGAAGCATATGGGAGTTCATCAGGGTTGCAATTAA
- the LOC111609893 gene encoding zinc finger protein OZF-like, producing MTEMMKVEAGEPGGFSLEPPISAASVSELEKTQDDKDLMSTDQLLLVIKEEVPDLRNCSLDQESPHKKEKEDKLWGSLEEEQLDEKEEMDFIAVNVKSEYDEEKPQLSDLDCIKIEENIDTEASPSTTVEPREAEPDGRSEPERNSDPNTDEKAVDSSGTEVSEAEEDGDWQGPLSGYESRSKDCLNSHERIASQSDISIDKKRSTGKKCFSRSECGKQFITKESLQRHMKSQVGKRCSSSLNEKCLKVKQNIGSHSRLISEGSQSKCDENGKNCNCKDNLQVHLSVHTGDKQFSCEICGKRFKSKYYARRHIMMHSGKKAHNCDQCGKGFIKKSQLQTHMRLHSSEKPFACDDCGKGFNQKSHLEVHMMFHSGEKPTVCDLCGKSFSVKYYLKDHMRTHTGERPFSCDVCAKTFRRKTNLDLHIRVHLGEKPFACSVCNKKFSRQGNLKQHMSVHSSDKRFVCSICSKGFSRKEHLKLHIGVHTGDKTFSCSECGKSFLQKIHLRRHMLIHTGARPFACNVCDGKFKLKHHLLTHMLSHATEK from the exons ATGACTGAGATGATGAAGGTCGAAGCAGGTGAACCTGGAGGGTTCAGCTTGGAGCCCCCCATATCTGCAGCATCCGTATCAGAACTGGAGAAGACACAAGACGACAAAGATCTTA tgtctaCTGACCAGCTGCTCTTGGTAATTAAAGAAGAAGTTCCTGATCTGCGGAACTGCAGTTTGGACCAAGAATCTCCtcacaaaaaggagaaagaggaCAAACTCTGGGGCTCTCTGGAGGAAGAGCAGCTCGATGAGAAGGAAGAGATGGATTTCATTGCTGTTAATGTGAAGAGTGAATATGATGAAGAGAAACCTCAGTTGTCAGACCTTGATTGCATCAAAATTGAAGAGAACATAGACACAGAAGCTTCACCTAGCACGACTGTTGAGCCGAGGGAAGCAGAACCTGATGGaagatcagaaccagagagaaACTCTGATCCAAATACAGATGAAAAGGCTGTGGATTCTTCTGGGACTGAAGTGAGTGAGGCTGAGGAGGATGGTGATTGGCAGGGACCTTTGTCAGGTTATGAATCTAGAAGTAAAGATTGTCTGAACAGCCACGAGAGAATAGCTTCTCAGTCGGACATAAGCATTGATAAGAAACGTAGCACCggcaaaaaatgtttcagccGCTCTGAGTGTGGCAAACAGTTTATCACCAAGGAGTCTCTTCAGAGACACATGAAGAGTCAGGTAGGAAAAAGGTGTTCAAGCtctttaaatgagaaatgtctgaaagtaaaacaaaatataggTTCACATTCCAGACTCATCAGTGAGGGGAGCCAGTCGAAATGtgatgaaaatggaaaaaactgtAATTGTAAAGACAATCTTCAGGTACATCTGTCGGTTCATACCGGTGACAAACAATTTAGTTGTGAGATTTGTGGTAAACGATTCAAAAGTAAGTACTACGCTCGAAGACACATTATGATGCACTCTGGAAAGAAAGCCCATAACTGCGATCAGTGTGGTAAAGGGTTTATTAAGAAGAGTCAACTTCAGACTCACATGAGACTCCACAGTTCAGAGAAACCGTTCGCTTGTGACGATTGCGGTAAAGGTTTTAATCAGAAGTCACACCTTGAAGTTCACATGATGTTCCACTCTGGGGAAAAGCCAACAGTTTGTGATCTTTGTGGTAAATCGTTTAGTGTAAAGTATTATCTCAAAGAccacatgagaactcacactGGAGAGCGACCGTTTTCCTGCGATGTTTGTGCTAAAACCTTCCGGAGAAAAACAAACCTCGACCTGCACATCAGAGTCCACTTAGGGGAGAAACCTTTCGCCTGTAGTGTTTGTAATAAGAAGTTTTCACGACAAGGAAACCTGAAGCAGCACATGAGCGTCCACAGCAGTGACAAACGGTTTGTTTGTAGCATTTGTAGCAAAGGCTTTTCACGAAAAGAACATCTTAAGCTGCACATCGGCGTTCACACTGGAGACAAAACATTCAGCTGTAGTGAGTGTGGGAAAAGTTTCCTGCAGAAGATCCACTTAAGACGACACATGTTGATCCACACAGGAGCGAGACCATTTGCCTGTAATGTTTGTGATGGAAAATTTAAGCTAAAGCACCACCTTCTGACTCATATGTTAAGCCACGCAACAGAGAAATGA
- the LOC102228637 gene encoding zinc finger protein OZF-like → MEEVDDVEQHRSESLPLDEVQMKQLDVHLPQEVGGNQTAVFPVLRLLNVKNEVLHAWSASSQQQHPEAFHIKEEEEEEVWTSQEEERPNEQKKTNISRFPCTAVTVKNESYEEKPQLLELHQIKTEENRETEALISSSAQQIKTELHSKDSVGPEPDRNLNPACTFEQNPNKNASDSSDTEASDDNNDDWQGPLSDSESETKMSHNCENVLSASQSNVNGVEKCNSVVAGDEGEKLFACSKCDKRFKKRDNLTDHARIHTGEKPFGCDVCEKTFRRKDCLRKHKMIHSGKTAHSCDFCGKGFIEKTDLQAHIRLHTGERPFACDECGRRFHKKSILTVHMRVHSGDKQFKCTVCEKRFRFQHILKKHMIVHTGEKPFVCVVCSKGFSQQETLKRHMGVHTGEKTFVCSDCGKDFQQKIHLKEHMKVHTGEKPFGCDVCGKKFKKKSYVKTHMMSHAGKKAHNCELCGKGFLVTGGLLKHMRIHNGERPFSCDVCSKSFLQRIHLKAHMRVHTGEKPFGCEICGKKFTKKSYVTTHMMSHA, encoded by the exons ATGGAGGAAGTGGATGATGTTGAACAACACAGATCTGAAAGTCTACCTTTAGATGAAGTGCAGATGAAACAGCTCGATGTCCATCTGCCGCAGGAAGTTGGTGGAAATCAAACAGCTG TGTTCCCAGTCCTTCGGCTACTGAACGTTAAAAATGAGGTTCTCCATGCCTGGAGCGCCAGttcccagcagcagcatccagaGGCCTTCCACataaaggaagaggaggaagaggaagtctGGACCAGTCAGGAGGAAGAGCGGCCTAATGAGCAGAAGAAGACTAATATCAGCAGGTTCCCTTGCACTGCTGTTACAGTGAAGAATGAAAGTTATGAAGAGAAACCTCAGTTATTAGAGCTACATCAGatcaaaactgaagaaaaccGAGAGACTGAAGCTCTAATCAGCAGCTCAGCtcaacagataaaaacagaacttcATAGCAAGGATAGTgtaggaccagaaccagacaggaACCTGAATCCAGCATGTACCTTTGagcaaaatccaaataaaaatgcttcagatTCCTCTGACACAGAAGCCAgtgatgataataatgatgaCTGGCAGGGACCTTTGTCAGATTCTGAGTCTGAAACTAAAATGAGTCACAATTGTGAGAATGTCCTGAGTGCATCTCAGTCAAATGTAAATGGTGTAGAGAAATGTAACTCAGTCGTGGCTGGTGATGAAGGAGAAAAACTGTTTGCTTGCAGTAAGTGtgataaaagatttaaaaagcgGGACAATCTTACGGATCATGCTAGGATCCACACCGGTGAGAAGCCATTTGGTTGTGATGTTTGTGAGAAGACATTCAGGCGGAAGGACTGTTTGCGAAAACACAAGATGATTCACAGCGGGAAAACGGCGCACAGCTGTGATTTCTGTGGGAAAGGGTTTATAGAAAAGACGGATCTTCAGGCGCATATAAGGCTCCATACCGGAGAGCGACCTTTTGCATGTGATGAATGTGGAAGAAGGTTTCACAAAAAGTCAATTCTCACAGTGCACATGAGAGTCCACTCTGGGGATAAACAGTTCAAGTGCACCGTGTGTGAAAAAAGATTCCGATTTCAGCACATTCTTAAAAAGCACATGATTGTTCACACCGGAGAGAAGCCGTTTGTTTGTGTCGTCTGTAGTAAAGGATTTTCTCAACAAGAAACTCTGAAGAGACACATGGGTGTTCACACGGGGGAAAAGACATTTGTTTGTAGCGACTGCGGTAAAGACTTTCAACAGAAGATACACCTAAAAGAACACATGAAGGTCCACACGGGGGAGAAGCCATTTGGCTGTGACGTGTGCGGTAAGAAAttcaaaaaaaagtcatatgtTAAAACACACATGATGTCTCACGCTGGAAAGAAAGCGCACAACTGTGAGCTGTGCGGGAAAGGCTTTTTAGTCACGGGTGGTCTTCTGAAACATATGAGGATTCACAATGGAGAAAGACCTTTCAGCTGTGATGTTTGTAGCAAGAGCTTTCTGCAGAGGATCCATTTGAAGGCGCACATGAGAgttcacacaggagagaaaccatTTGGATGTGAAATCTGTGGTAAAAAGTTCACAAAGAAATCCTATGTTACAACACACATGATGTCTCATGCTTGA